One Pseudomonadota bacterium DNA segment encodes these proteins:
- a CDS encoding MOSC N-terminal beta barrel domain-containing protein, with protein MARITRIVLYPIKSLDGISVGEARVSAQGALENDRRYAIVDAQGRYVNGKRLADVHRLRARYDGSASRVTLHAGREDRTFGLDAEREALAAWLGAFFGFPVKVPADPESGFPDDKEAFGPTVISTATLALAAGWFPPKSEEQMRMRFRANLEIGEVPAFWEDHLYGEPGTTVRFTVGVVCFEGINPCQRCVVPTRDPLTGTEDRGFQKTLAARRAETLPAWAARSRFNHFYRLAVNTRIPPSEAGKVIRVGDPVEIAGPGDAR; from the coding sequence ATGGCCCGCATCACGCGCATCGTCTTGTATCCGATCAAGTCCCTGGACGGGATCAGCGTCGGCGAGGCCCGGGTATCGGCCCAGGGCGCCTTGGAGAACGACCGCCGCTACGCGATCGTGGACGCGCAGGGCCGCTACGTGAACGGCAAGCGACTCGCCGACGTGCACCGCTTGCGCGCGCGCTATGACGGATCGGCGTCGCGGGTCACGCTGCACGCGGGCAGGGAGGACCGCACCTTCGGGCTCGATGCGGAGCGCGAGGCGCTGGCCGCCTGGCTCGGCGCGTTCTTCGGATTTCCGGTTAAGGTTCCGGCCGACCCCGAGAGCGGCTTCCCCGACGACAAAGAAGCCTTTGGCCCCACGGTCATTAGTACCGCCACGCTTGCCTTGGCGGCTGGCTGGTTTCCCCCCAAATCGGAGGAACAGATGCGGATGCGCTTTCGAGCCAACCTCGAGATCGGCGAGGTCCCGGCGTTCTGGGAGGACCACCTGTACGGCGAGCCCGGCACCACGGTGCGCTTCACGGTCGGCGTGGTGTGCTTCGAGGGCATCAACCCCTGCCAGCGCTGCGTGGTGCCGACCCGCGATCCCCTGACCGGCACCGAAGACCGCGGATTCCAGAAGACCCTCGCGGCCCGGCGTGCCGAGACCCTGCCGGCCTGGGCCGCGCGCTCGCGCTTCAATCACTTCTACCGGCTGGCCGTGAATACGCGCATCCCGCCCTCCGAGGCCGGCAAGGTGATCCGGGTGGGCGACCCGGTCGAGATCGCTGGCCCGGGCGACGCTCGCTAG